One region of Candidatus Electrothrix rattekaaiensis genomic DNA includes:
- the ruvA gene encoding Holliday junction branch migration protein RuvA: MIATLSGILQHKDPSSVILDVQGVGYEVQLSSRTYDKLPLAGEKAFLHIHTNVREDAITLYGFTDMDQKKLFLLLTGVSGVGPKLALSILSGIDPAELCNAVNLKDLSRLTSLSGVGKKTAQRLCMELADKVGGLIGEQPVSATGPGTGAPPRSEGFAMQDAASALVNLGYPQETAWQALRSVQQADPEGAAEMKVDELIRNALRGLA, encoded by the coding sequence ATGATAGCAACACTCTCAGGAATTCTCCAGCATAAAGACCCGTCCTCGGTTATTCTTGACGTGCAGGGCGTGGGCTACGAGGTCCAGCTCTCCAGTCGGACCTACGACAAACTGCCCTTGGCAGGAGAAAAGGCCTTTCTCCACATCCACACCAATGTTCGGGAAGATGCCATTACCCTGTACGGCTTCACGGATATGGATCAGAAAAAACTCTTTCTCCTTCTCACCGGGGTCTCTGGAGTTGGTCCCAAACTGGCCCTGTCCATTCTTTCTGGCATTGATCCGGCAGAGCTCTGCAATGCTGTCAACCTCAAAGACCTGTCACGGCTGACCTCTCTGTCCGGGGTGGGTAAGAAGACAGCTCAACGTCTCTGCATGGAATTAGCAGATAAGGTCGGCGGCCTTATCGGAGAACAACCTGTTTCTGCGACCGGTCCTGGCACAGGTGCTCCGCCACGAAGCGAAGGTTTTGCCATGCAGGATGCGGCCTCGGCCCTGGTCAACTTGGGGTACCCCCAGGAGACGGCTTGGCAGGCCCTACGCTCAGTCCAACAGGCAGACCCGGAAGGTGCTGCCGAGATGAAGGTGGATGAACTTATCCGTAACGCGCTGAGGGGCTTGGCATGA